The following are encoded together in the Falsiruegeria litorea R37 genome:
- a CDS encoding permease: MAELTQNPGRSASLLKMLKTPWAVIVVALLGVAVLDPDNLRGVVEFAVKALAHTGQYILFAVLLLAYLKATGAEVMVARAFVGRETRMIFLAAMFGGLAPFCSCEVIPFIAGLLALGAPLSAVMAFWLSSPLIDPPTLLITAGALGWPFAIGKAVAAVALGLFGGFVIKGLMSRGAFAQPLRQYKPSGCCGSGPKEEEKPVWKFWTEPARRTVFKSEFASNAVFLFKWLAMAYVLEALLVFYVPADLIAQLVGGEGVVPIATAALVGMPAYLNSYVAPPLLAGLMEQGMSAGAAMAFMVAGAVSSIPAMAAVWSLVKPRVFAMYLGLGISGAIMAGILFQMI, translated from the coding sequence ATGGCTGAACTTACTCAAAACCCTGGGCGCAGCGCGTCCTTGCTCAAGATGTTGAAAACCCCTTGGGCGGTGATTGTTGTCGCGTTGTTGGGCGTCGCCGTACTTGACCCCGACAACCTGCGGGGCGTGGTGGAATTTGCTGTCAAAGCCTTGGCGCACACCGGACAGTACATCCTGTTTGCCGTTTTGCTGCTTGCTTACCTCAAGGCCACCGGGGCCGAAGTCATGGTGGCGCGGGCCTTTGTTGGGCGTGAGACGCGGATGATCTTTCTGGCGGCGATGTTCGGCGGTCTTGCGCCCTTCTGCTCATGCGAAGTGATTCCATTCATCGCTGGCCTTCTGGCCTTGGGCGCACCGTTGTCGGCTGTCATGGCCTTCTGGCTCAGCTCTCCGCTTATCGACCCACCGACCCTGCTGATCACTGCGGGGGCACTAGGTTGGCCTTTTGCCATCGGCAAGGCTGTGGCTGCGGTTGCCTTGGGGTTGTTTGGTGGCTTTGTCATCAAGGGGCTGATGTCGCGCGGTGCCTTTGCACAGCCTTTGCGTCAGTACAAACCCTCGGGTTGCTGCGGCAGTGGACCGAAGGAGGAAGAAAAACCTGTCTGGAAATTCTGGACAGAGCCTGCACGTCGTACCGTGTTCAAATCCGAGTTTGCCTCGAACGCGGTCTTCCTCTTCAAGTGGTTGGCGATGGCTTATGTGCTCGAAGCGCTACTGGTCTTTTACGTGCCTGCTGATCTGATCGCACAGCTTGTGGGCGGCGAAGGGGTCGTGCCGATCGCAACGGCTGCTTTGGTGGGAATGCCTGCCTACCTCAACTCCTACGTCGCGCCGCCGCTATTGGCCGGATTGATGGAGCAAGGGATGAGCGCTGGTGCTGCGATGGCCTTTATGGTGGCAGGTGCCGTCAGCTCGATCCCCGCGATGGCAGCGGTCTGGTCGCTGGTGAAGCCACGGGTCTTTGCGATGTACCTGGGTCTGGGGATCAGCGGCGCGATCATGGCCGGGATCCTGTTTCAGATGATCTGA
- the xsc gene encoding sulfoacetaldehyde acetyltransferase: MKMTTEEAFVKTLQMHGIQHAFGIIGSAMMPISDIFPAAGITFWDCAHEGSGGMMADGYTRATGKMSMMIAQNGPGITNFVTAVKTAYWNHTPVLLITPQAANKTIGQGGFQEMEQMRMFADCVAYQEELRDPSRVAEVLNRVILQAKRASAPAQMNIPRDMWTQVVDIELPKIVEFAANAGGDSALDEAAAILSDAKFPVILNGAGVVLADAIPASAELAERLTAPVCVGYQHNDAFPGSHPLFAGPLGYNGSKAGMELISKADVVLALGTRLNPFSTLPGYGIDYWPTDAKIIQVDLNPDRIGLTKDVTVGIVGDAKKVAEGLLARLGDSAGDEGREDRKNLIATTKSAWAQELSSLTHENDDPGTTWNERARAAKPDWMSPRMAWRAIQQALPTEAIISSDIGNNCAIGNAYPSFEEGRKYLAPGLFGPCGYGLPAVIGAKIGCPDVPVVGFSGDGAFGIAVNELTAIGREEWPAVTQIVFRNYQWGAEKRNSTLWFDDNFVGTELDQQVSYAGIAQACGLKGVQARTQDELTAALNQAIEDQKNGITTLIEAMINQELGDPFRRDAMKKPVRVAGIDAADMADQQV, from the coding sequence ATGAAAATGACCACAGAAGAAGCATTCGTCAAAACGCTGCAGATGCACGGCATCCAGCACGCGTTTGGCATCATCGGTTCGGCAATGATGCCGATCTCGGACATCTTCCCCGCGGCGGGCATCACCTTCTGGGACTGCGCCCACGAGGGTTCGGGCGGCATGATGGCAGACGGTTACACCCGCGCCACCGGCAAAATGTCGATGATGATCGCGCAAAACGGCCCCGGCATCACCAACTTCGTGACTGCTGTCAAAACCGCTTACTGGAACCACACCCCGGTACTGCTGATCACCCCGCAGGCGGCAAACAAGACCATCGGTCAGGGCGGCTTCCAGGAAATGGAACAGATGCGCATGTTCGCGGACTGCGTTGCCTACCAGGAAGAACTGCGTGACCCGAGCCGCGTTGCCGAAGTTCTGAACCGCGTCATCCTGCAAGCCAAGCGCGCCTCGGCTCCGGCCCAGATGAACATCCCGCGCGACATGTGGACCCAGGTTGTCGACATCGAACTGCCCAAGATCGTCGAATTCGCAGCCAACGCCGGCGGCGACTCGGCTCTGGACGAAGCGGCAGCCATCCTGTCGGACGCCAAATTCCCGGTCATCCTGAACGGCGCTGGCGTTGTTCTGGCAGACGCGATCCCCGCATCGGCCGAACTGGCTGAGCGTCTGACCGCACCGGTCTGCGTTGGCTACCAGCACAACGACGCCTTCCCCGGCTCGCACCCGCTGTTTGCCGGTCCTCTGGGCTACAACGGCTCCAAAGCAGGTATGGAACTGATCTCGAAAGCAGACGTTGTCCTGGCTCTGGGCACCCGCCTGAACCCGTTCTCGACCCTGCCCGGCTACGGCATCGACTACTGGCCGACCGACGCGAAGATCATCCAGGTTGACCTGAACCCTGACCGTATCGGCCTGACCAAAGACGTCACCGTCGGCATCGTGGGCGACGCCAAGAAGGTGGCCGAAGGTCTGCTGGCCCGTCTGGGTGACAGCGCAGGTGACGAAGGTCGCGAAGACCGTAAGAACCTGATCGCCACCACCAAATCGGCATGGGCACAGGAACTGAGCTCGCTGACCCACGAGAACGACGATCCGGGCACCACCTGGAACGAGCGTGCACGTGCGGCCAAGCCGGACTGGATGTCGCCTCGCATGGCATGGCGCGCAATCCAGCAGGCTCTGCCGACCGAAGCGATCATCTCGTCGGACATCGGCAACAACTGCGCCATCGGCAACGCCTACCCGTCGTTTGAAGAAGGCCGCAAGTACCTGGCACCTGGCCTGTTTGGCCCTTGTGGTTACGGTCTGCCCGCTGTCATCGGCGCGAAAATCGGCTGCCCGGACGTTCCGGTTGTTGGTTTCTCGGGCGACGGCGCATTTGGTATCGCCGTGAACGAACTGACCGCGATTGGCCGCGAAGAATGGCCCGCCGTGACCCAGATCGTTTTCCGCAACTACCAGTGGGGCGCTGAAAAGCGTAACTCGACCCTGTGGTTCGACGACAACTTCGTCGGCACCGAGCTGGATCAGCAGGTCTCCTACGCTGGCATCGCTCAGGCCTGTGGTCTGAAAGGTGTTCAGGCGCGCACTCAGGACGAGCTGACCGCCGCCCTGAACCAGGCGATCGAAGATCAGAAGAACGGCATCACTACCCTGATCGAAGCCATGATCAACCAGGAACTGGGTGACCCGTTCCGTCGTGACGCGATGAAGAAGCCGGTCCGCGTGGCAGGCATCGACGCCGCAGACATGGCCGACCAGCAGGTCTAA
- a CDS encoding DUF1013 domain-containing protein, producing MAKPLMAKATAVWLVDNTTISFKQIADFVGMHELEVQGIADGDVAAGVKGFDPIANNQLTQEEIDAAQDSPLHKLRLKFNPAASGEEKRRGPRYTPLSKRQDRPASILWLVKFHPELSDGQISKLVGTTKPTIQAIRERTHWNIANIQPIDPVALGLCKQSELDQAVQKAAAKKAAEGGVMSDDERRKLVSTEQSLEMEAEPKIPTAIEGLETFTLGSSDDEEKTDSDAIVDADSFFNLPAGGDDDEDEDTSHDPRY from the coding sequence ATGGCAAAACCGTTGATGGCCAAGGCGACCGCCGTGTGGCTGGTCGACAATACCACGATCAGCTTCAAGCAGATTGCGGATTTCGTTGGTATGCACGAACTTGAGGTTCAGGGCATCGCAGACGGCGATGTGGCCGCCGGCGTGAAAGGGTTCGATCCGATCGCCAACAACCAGCTGACCCAGGAAGAGATCGACGCGGCGCAAGACAGCCCGCTGCACAAGCTGCGGCTCAAGTTCAACCCGGCCGCTTCGGGCGAAGAAAAGCGCCGTGGCCCGCGTTACACCCCGCTGTCCAAGCGTCAGGACCGCCCGGCCTCGATCCTGTGGCTGGTCAAATTCCACCCCGAGCTGAGCGACGGCCAGATCTCGAAACTGGTGGGCACCACCAAGCCGACGATCCAGGCGATCCGCGAGCGCACCCATTGGAACATCGCCAACATCCAACCCATCGATCCGGTTGCGCTGGGCCTGTGCAAACAGTCCGAGCTGGACCAGGCCGTGCAGAAAGCCGCCGCCAAGAAAGCTGCCGAAGGTGGCGTAATGAGCGACGACGAACGCCGCAAGCTGGTGTCGACTGAGCAGTCACTGGAAATGGAAGCTGAACCCAAGATCCCGACCGCGATCGAAGGTCTGGAAACCTTTACCCTTGGAAGCAGCGACGACGAAGAGAAGACCGACAGCGACGCAATCGTGGACGCCGACAGCTTCTTCAACCTGCCTGCAGGTGGCGACGACGACGAGGATGAAGACACCTCGCACGATCCGCGCTACTGA
- a CDS encoding ribonuclease T2 family protein — protein MRWLMFWVLSTLPVLADGEKAGEFDYYVLSLSWSPNWCATTGDARDSEQCDTRHDYGWILHGLWPQFHQGWPAYCRTPHSAPSRRMTREMEDIQGSAGLAWHQWKKHGTCSGLSAADYFALSRKAYGQINRPAVFRKLDRSVKLPASVVEEAFLKANPYLKADMLTITCRDGYIEEARVCLSKDLSPVPCGRDVIRDCRLEGAVFDPIR, from the coding sequence ATGCGTTGGTTGATGTTTTGGGTGCTGTCGACCTTGCCGGTTCTGGCAGATGGGGAAAAGGCAGGAGAGTTCGACTACTATGTTCTGTCGCTCAGCTGGTCGCCCAATTGGTGCGCCACCACGGGCGATGCCCGGGACTCGGAACAATGTGACACCCGCCATGACTATGGCTGGATCCTGCACGGGCTGTGGCCGCAGTTTCATCAGGGCTGGCCCGCCTATTGCCGCACGCCACATTCTGCCCCGTCACGCCGCATGACCCGCGAGATGGAGGATATCCAAGGCAGTGCCGGTCTGGCCTGGCATCAATGGAAGAAACACGGCACCTGTTCGGGTTTGAGTGCGGCAGATTATTTTGCCCTGTCCCGAAAGGCTTATGGCCAGATCAACCGCCCCGCCGTGTTCCGCAAACTGGACCGCAGCGTGAAACTGCCTGCGTCCGTCGTGGAAGAGGCGTTTCTGAAAGCCAACCCCTATCTGAAGGCGGACATGCTGACGATCACCTGTCGCGATGGCTATATCGAAGAGGCACGGGTGTGTTTATCCAAGGATCTGAGCCCTGTTCCCTGCGGTCGCGATGTGATCCGGGATTGCAGGCTTGAGGGCGCGGTGTTCGATCCCATCCGCTAG
- a CDS encoding GNAT family N-acetyltransferase, with the protein MSSALTIREAISTDLDHLMQLYLHLSQNNHPLDQSTAQHIFRKLLQFDGSTILLGEVGQMLVSSCTLVIIPNLTRRGAPYALVENVVTHADHQGRGYGTLMLNAATEHAWSCGCYKVMLMTGSREPATLAFYENAGFARTKTGFQKRR; encoded by the coding sequence ATGAGCAGCGCATTGACCATTCGCGAAGCGATTTCAACAGACTTGGATCACTTGATGCAGCTATATTTGCACCTGAGTCAGAACAATCATCCGTTGGATCAGTCCACCGCCCAACACATCTTTCGCAAGTTGCTGCAATTTGACGGCAGCACCATCTTGCTGGGTGAGGTCGGGCAGATGCTGGTTTCATCTTGCACCTTGGTGATCATTCCCAATCTGACGCGACGCGGAGCACCATATGCCTTGGTCGAAAACGTGGTGACACACGCAGATCACCAAGGACGCGGATACGGTACCTTGATGTTGAATGCGGCAACCGAGCACGCGTGGTCCTGCGGCTGCTACAAAGTCATGCTGATGACCGGCTCAAGGGAACCAGCCACGCTGGCGTTCTACGAAAACGCCGGCTTCGCACGAACCAAAACGGGCTTTCAAAAGCGGCGTTGA
- the pta gene encoding phosphate acetyltransferase produces the protein MTLTPIELLTANAPATRPVVSLSEGSDPRIVAGALAAHKAGLADVILVGPQAEVEAALQAEGASASDGVAIHDPATSDLTEEFANVYFELRKHKGVDEAKARAAAETPLVYAAMLVRTGRATGTVGGAVHTTGDVVRTAIQVIGMAPDAGMVSSFFLMYPPENAQPGARAMLYSDCGLVIDPSAAELAKIATASATSARALLQTEPKIAMLSFSTKGSAKHPAVDKVIEATETLRANAPDLQVDGELQFDAAFVPSVGARKSPGSDVAGQANVMIFPNLDAGNISYKITQRIGGYSAIGPVMQGLAKPANDLSRGCSAEDVTQIIAVTILQAAGTK, from the coding sequence ATGACCCTAACACCGATTGAGCTGTTGACGGCAAACGCCCCGGCAACCCGCCCTGTTGTTTCTCTAAGCGAAGGCAGTGATCCCCGCATCGTCGCGGGGGCGCTGGCCGCCCACAAGGCCGGATTGGCCGATGTAATTCTTGTTGGACCGCAAGCCGAGGTTGAAGCTGCGTTGCAGGCCGAAGGGGCCTCCGCATCTGACGGCGTTGCCATCCACGATCCCGCAACCTCGGACCTGACCGAGGAATTCGCAAATGTTTATTTCGAACTCCGCAAGCACAAAGGCGTCGACGAGGCTAAGGCCCGCGCCGCCGCTGAAACACCGCTGGTGTATGCTGCAATGCTGGTGCGCACCGGCCGCGCCACTGGCACGGTTGGCGGTGCCGTTCACACCACAGGCGACGTTGTCCGCACCGCGATCCAGGTGATCGGCATGGCCCCTGACGCGGGCATGGTGTCATCCTTCTTTCTGATGTACCCGCCCGAAAACGCCCAACCCGGCGCGCGGGCGATGCTGTATTCCGACTGCGGCTTGGTTATCGACCCCAGCGCTGCGGAACTGGCCAAGATCGCCACCGCCTCGGCCACTTCGGCCCGCGCTCTACTGCAGACCGAACCCAAGATCGCGATGTTGTCGTTCTCGACCAAAGGCAGCGCAAAACACCCGGCCGTCGATAAGGTGATCGAGGCGACCGAAACTCTGCGCGCCAACGCCCCTGACCTTCAGGTTGACGGCGAGCTGCAGTTTGACGCCGCTTTTGTCCCTTCGGTTGGGGCGCGCAAGTCACCAGGTTCAGATGTGGCCGGTCAGGCCAATGTCATGATTTTCCCCAACCTCGACGCGGGGAACATCAGCTACAAGATCACCCAGCGGATTGGCGGCTATTCCGCCATCGGCCCGGTGATGCAGGGCCTCGCCAAGCCCGCAAACGACCTGTCCCGTGGCTGCAGCGCCGAAGATGTGACCCAGATCATCGCTGTAACCATCCTGCAAGCTGCAGGGACAAAATAA
- a CDS encoding ArsR/SmtB family transcription factor, whose amino-acid sequence MWESVAAGFSAMGSESRLKVLKVLVRAGESGLTVGEIQERTGIAPSTLAHHLKFLAGGGVVVQEKAGRTTINRADFDQLRVLADFILGECCADAPQKAANDG is encoded by the coding sequence ATGTGGGAATCAGTTGCCGCAGGATTCTCGGCGATGGGATCTGAATCTCGACTGAAGGTTCTCAAGGTTCTGGTGCGTGCAGGCGAATCAGGGCTGACCGTTGGTGAAATCCAGGAACGGACGGGAATTGCGCCGTCGACTCTGGCGCATCATCTCAAATTCCTCGCCGGGGGTGGCGTGGTGGTCCAGGAAAAGGCGGGCCGCACCACCATTAACCGGGCGGATTTCGATCAATTGCGCGTTCTTGCAGACTTCATTCTTGGTGAATGCTGCGCCGACGCGCCCCAAAAGGCAGCGAACGATGGCTGA
- the pdxR gene encoding MocR-like pyridoxine biosynthesis transcription factor PdxR: protein MGISVDTFFLKPDAQGTLQAQIQQMIAEGILSGRFHVGEKLPSSRKLASHLGISRITVTLAYTELLANDYLTSRGRSGYYVSDNAPVPPSYTPLQRTEETVDWNRAIARRFTGGDTLHKPSNWRDYRFPFIYGQADPTLFDHANWRLCAVRALGQKDFASLTADYVDQDDPLLIEFIARHTLPRRGITAKPEEILITLGAQNALWLAARVLLNRRRKAAIEDPCYYALRELLLQARCQVAPLRVDVDGLPPDAIPHDTDVIFTTPSHQSPTTATMPLNRRHDLLQRAREIDAMIVEDDYEFEMAFLAAPSPALKSLDRDGRVIYVGSFSKSLFPGLRLGYMVGSEAFIREARALRSLVLRHPPGHIQRTAAYFLSLGHYDAQIRRVSAALLDRRKAIESAISDHGLTIAGRGAYGGSSLWMRAPKTVDTTILAEKLRAQSVHIEPGEPFFSGPEKPKNYFRLGYSSIPVNRIEPGIEILARSINRAE from the coding sequence ATGGGCATCTCGGTCGACACCTTCTTTCTCAAACCCGACGCACAGGGCACGCTGCAGGCGCAGATCCAACAAATGATTGCCGAAGGCATCTTGTCGGGTCGCTTCCACGTCGGTGAAAAACTCCCCTCGTCGCGCAAGCTGGCCTCTCATCTTGGGATCAGCAGAATTACTGTAACGCTGGCCTATACCGAGCTTTTGGCAAATGACTATCTGACCTCTCGGGGGCGGTCAGGATACTATGTCTCGGACAACGCCCCGGTGCCCCCAAGTTACACACCGCTACAGCGCACCGAAGAGACCGTGGATTGGAATCGGGCAATTGCCCGCCGGTTCACCGGTGGGGACACTTTGCACAAGCCTAGCAATTGGCGCGACTATCGCTTTCCATTCATCTACGGACAGGCTGACCCAACCCTTTTTGATCACGCAAACTGGCGCCTTTGCGCGGTTCGAGCGTTGGGGCAAAAAGACTTTGCATCCCTTACGGCTGATTACGTCGATCAGGACGACCCGCTGCTGATCGAGTTCATCGCGCGCCACACCCTGCCCCGACGCGGCATCACCGCCAAACCCGAAGAGATCCTGATCACGCTTGGCGCGCAAAACGCCCTGTGGCTGGCTGCTCGGGTTCTTCTAAACCGTCGCCGCAAAGCCGCCATCGAAGACCCCTGTTATTATGCTCTGCGCGAATTGCTTTTGCAGGCACGCTGTCAGGTTGCACCTCTGCGCGTAGATGTGGACGGTCTGCCACCCGATGCGATTCCGCATGATACAGACGTGATCTTTACCACCCCAAGCCACCAGAGCCCGACCACGGCCACCATGCCGCTGAACCGTCGTCATGACCTGCTACAGCGCGCCCGAGAGATCGACGCCATGATCGTCGAGGACGACTATGAATTCGAGATGGCCTTTCTGGCCGCGCCCTCACCTGCACTGAAGTCTCTGGATCGGGATGGGCGGGTGATCTATGTCGGCAGCTTCTCCAAATCCCTGTTTCCGGGTCTAAGGCTAGGCTACATGGTGGGGTCCGAGGCCTTCATTCGAGAGGCGCGCGCACTCAGGTCTCTGGTCCTACGGCACCCGCCTGGACATATCCAGCGCACGGCAGCCTATTTCCTGTCTCTGGGCCACTACGACGCTCAGATCCGCAGAGTATCGGCTGCTCTGTTAGACCGACGCAAAGCCATAGAATCGGCCATTTCTGACCATGGCCTGACCATCGCCGGGCGGGGTGCATATGGCGGCTCTTCCTTGTGGATGCGAGCACCAAAAACCGTGGATACAACGATTCTGGCAGAAAAACTGCGCGCTCAAAGCGTGCATATCGAACCGGGCGAACCGTTCTTTTCAGGCCCAGAAAAACCCAAGAACTATTTCCGGCTGGGTTATTCCTCTATTCCGGTCAATCGGATCGAACCCGGAATCGAGATTCTGGCACGGTCCATTAACCGCGCCGAGTGA